The genomic interval TTTTCTTTGGCAACTTTTTGAGAATCATCTTGTTGACAATTACTGCTTCAACGTTCTTATTGATATCATTGTTGATCTCAATGACTTCAAAGACATCCGGAGATATCAGATGAAATGAATGTAGGACTCCGTTCTTTCCCTGGGGGACCTTCTTTCCCAGTATCAGCATGTCGGAAACCGGAGGAAGCTTGATGGTTTCAAAGTCCAAATTGATGCTGTATGACGTTGTTGTAGTGCTCATTGAAAACCTCTCCTTGTTTGCAAATATGTATGCCTATCCCACGAAGTCTAAGCCCCCGAGAATGGCAGCATTGAGCTCCTCTTCTAGAAATAATCTATTATTCTGAAACGTCGTTCGGCAGGTTCGACGAATAAAGATATCGAATCCTGGAAGATCGCTTGGGACAGGGACGTGCGTTCCATCATAATGAATATTACGTTCATATAAGCGTCCTGGTGCTTCCGTTGTTTTTACCTGAAATTGAGCTGTGAGATCTCATGTCAGTCCATCCCGGCTGGAGGCGGATTCCTGGGGGAATGCAGCCTTAAGCATTTTGAGGGATTGTTCAATCTGGGTTTCGGATAAGGAATCAAGAAAATTGTCCAGCAGGATTCGCATATAGGATTTGTTGGTTGTAGTTCCGGTTACAAGGTACTCAACAGTCGTGTTCAGATTTTTTGCAAGAAAGACCGCCTGCCCGGCGTTAGGCATTGTTCCCCGTTGTATCCAACGGCTGAATGTATCAGGCCGTACATGAATTGATCGTGCGATACTGCCTTGCGTTGAGTTCTTCTCTGAGATTAATGATTTGACTCGTTCCCAGAACAACATATAACCTGCTATCAGCAGTATATCATGGGAATAGGCATATGTGCCTATTTTTTCTTAGTTAAACGAAAGTTTATTTTCTGTGCCTATTGGATCAGATGCTAACCTGAGGTCGCCATTTCCCCAATTTGCACGTGAAAGTAACAATGACCAAATTGGAGAAATTAGGTGTATGGTGAATAGAAGAATCACATTTGAAAATCAAAGCGAGATCATAAACTCCTCAGTCTGCGCGATACCTACACTCCAGGTGATATTTTCATGAACAAGATTACAGAAGACCGTAACAAATGCCGGGATTTTACCATCAGGGCTTCTTGAACATTGGATTGAATCGACCGTGAAGGTCGACTCAATCCTTGAGGTTATATTCACAATCATTCATTTTGCGGGCAACTGACTGTGAATCGATATCTTTTTCCCAATTGATTTACCTAATCCATAACTATTTTCATCAATTCCATACCAATTATCACGCATATGAGTTTTACCATATTCTCTTTTTATGTAATTCATATTTTCTGCTTTGCATCCCTTCTTGACAACTGCAATTTGATATTTCATAGTTTCGATCGGTCTTTCGTGTAACAATCGCTGCTTCAGTTTATTTTTTATACTCTCTATCATCCCTAGCCTGAAGCTTTCAATATCATCAATACACTCATAGTATAGATTTCCTTTCTTCATAATTATATCATGTAGATATTCATAGAGAAATTTTGCGGTTATTATATTTGCCTCACGTCCAATAAGTTTCAAATGTTTATTTCCATCAATATGCAACACTAATATTTCCGTGAAAGTTGTATTTGTTATACAGGATAACAGTTCTTCCTCCCATGGCTTTATCTCAACTACAACTTCGAGTACATTCTCTATTACCAGTGCAGATTCATCTTTTATCTCGTCTATCGTCAGTTTATGCTTTGCCAGTAATTCTGTTGCTTTTAGCAGCGCTGCAGCAGATTCCGATTCATTAGGTGATCCTGCAAGCGCAAAGAGTTTCTTAATTTTTTCAAAAAGTTTTTTTGTTTTTAGTTGCTGATCATTCATTTCATCTTATCCAACACTTCTAATACAATCATACACTGATATGATGTGACCTTTGTCAAGGTTTTTTCTTTCTCTACACGATAAAACTCCCAAAATATTGAACGAAGAAAAGGATTGATAGACAGGAAATCAGTTTTCGGCATTTGACCATTCTGATATACGCATATTGGTTAATGCAGGCCAATGGTCCGCCTAAAGCCCTTTCTGTCTAAAAACGTGAATCACCTCTTGGGTGTCAACATAGTGTCCTCGAAGATAGCTGGATCGTTGCCCGATTATCCTGTCTATCAATCCCTCTCATCTAAAACCCCTCTTATCGAAACAGTATTGGTTAGTTGATTCTATTGTTCATCATCCCCCAGATGAAGCAGGATAACTCTCTGGCAACAGCGACGGTCGCCTTGTTGTGATGCACACCGCGAGCAACAAGATTATTGTACACTCTGTGCAATCTCCTGTTAGCCCTGTCAGCATACGCAATGACATCCGGATCATTTCCTTTCTGTCTCGCCAGGAGACGCTTTGATTTCTTTCCATAGATATTGCTTCGCAGGGTTGATTTGGCTCCTTCGATAAGCAGGAGCCGTAAACGTTCATTCCCGGCCTTTGTGATACTCCCTCGCCGTTCTCTCTGACCACTGGAGTTCTCCTTGGGAACCAGGCCCAGAAACGAGGAGAACTGCTGTGGGTTTGCAAACCGGGAGAAGTCCCCAATCTCTGAAATAAACGATAATGCCGTATGCGTCTCTATTCCCCTGAAACAGCGAAGTCTCGATACCCGGTCTCGGTAGGCATCCAAGGCGGCCAACTCTTCGATCCGCTGATTATAGCGGTCTACCTTTTCCTGTTGGTCGTGTACTTCCTGCAGATATTCAGTAAACGTTTCCTGGTCGACCTCATCATGAAACAGTTGCCCCTTCAGCCATGTATAGTGGGCAATTGTCCAAGAATTTTTTCCCTCGGTGAAACATCGTCCATGACGCAGTAGAAAGGACAACAGGTTCTGTTTTGCTCGTCCTAGAGCCTTTTTCCGGGTATTTCTCAGCCGTGTATAATTTTTTACCGCTTCATCTTGTGGCGTCGGTATATGCACGGCACTGTAGGTCCCCCACGCCAGGTGTCTGGCCAGTTCTTCAGCATCTATCCTGTCTGTTTTTATGTGATTGCCTGGTGCTTTCGGCAACGTAGTCGGGGCCATAATCACACAGGGGATATCTGCTTTCGCCAAATCCCGGTAGAGTCCGTATCCGGTTGGACCTGCTTCATAACCGCAGAGTACTGTACACTCAGGATGTTCCTTTTGTAGTTTTCGTACATATTTGATCACCAGAGAGCTCTTGCTGGCGATTCTGGTTTGCCCGAAACTCTTCTGGGCTGAAAAGTTGAATGAACACAGCGAGTAAGTATCTTTGTGGACATCGATTCCAATGTGCGTTACAGTATTCATCTAGTGACCTCCATTTGCATGCGGTAGCCGCATACGTTGATTTTGTTATTCCCAGTATGCCCGGTGAATCCACGATTTGCAAACTGGGGGTCACTTCATATTGTCTAAAACAGTATTTTTGGAGCCAATATTGACAATCATACCATTATCTCTATTTTGCCGCTTCTTGTTGAATATAACGTCCGAATAACAAGCAGACTCGTTTCTGTAGCGAAGCGAAAGAATTGGCGCTGCATTTGCCTCAGAGCGAAGCGCCGAGCAGATGCTGTGACAAAGACTCTGTCTTCGTTCATTCGTTTGTTCTACCGCGTATTTTATCATGGAATGAATCTATTGCAAATATTAGTTATCATACATAATTCTCAGAAGCTTCGTTATAAACATTTTTTTCAGGTATGAATAAAGCTATAGTATTCAAAGATCATTTTTAACTGTAGTGCTTCCAAATGTTGTAGCATATTGTCGTAATATCTTAGCTTCTGATTCCTTTACTCCTGAGGGAATATAATTTAATTTCATGGGGTCTTCATTAAAAATATATTTGTATATTATACAAGCTGTAAGATAAGAGCCAATTTGTGACGGATGAGATCCATCCATAGAATACAACTCGATTTCTTTGTTCTCTGTCATAATTTTTTGCCAAATGGATCCGATAGGAATTACTGTTACATTTGAGTTTTGTGCAATTTCATTATATTTCATACTTAATTTTTTTTGCATAGATTCCGGATTTCGGCCTGACCATGCTTCATTATAAATTGAATTATCCTTAGCTCGAGACCATGTTTCGAATAGATAAACAACAGCACCAGATTCTTTTGTAATTTTTAAGAGATCTGTAGCAGCGTTATTAAAACCAATAGGATTCATTAGTGGTTCAAGGCTATGGCCTTGAATCACAATAATATCCCAGTTCCCATTTCGTATGGTCTCTAATGTAAAAGGAGAATTAAGATGATCCTTGAGTTTTGCTCCACCTGGCGTAAATGCTTTAATTTCAATAGATAGATTCCAATTTTTTTCTTTTTTCATTTCTTTAACAAGTATGGGGAGTTCATTATTGAACGTGTAGCTATTTCCAATAAACAAGATTTTCAAAGGATCATTTTTTTTATTGGGGGAAATGTCCGAGAAAAGAAATATGATAATGAATGTAATAAGAAATATAATTCCTAAATATATAAATTTTGATTTCTTCAATTTTACTCCAATTAGTACTTACTATAATTGATTAATTATTAAACATGTCATTTGTACAGTTCAGCGCCTTATTAACAATTATCTAAGATCCCTATTTACAGTTTCGTACATACTGAAACTCATGAATATCATACACTCTAATTATTCACCCAAAAGCACAAACCATGACGATAGCCATGACTGCTCCAATTGCTGGTTCAAGAAAGCCGCTTCGCGGCCGGATGTACCATTAGGAAAATCGTACCCAATTTGTCATAGTTTTTCTACTCATTGTATTGGAGGAACAGTATGACAAAAGAAAACCACGATTGGTACGCAAAAATGGTCCGCACGCTCCGGATCAACGGCAAGAGCAGCAGAACACAACAGGCCTACACGCGAGCTGTCCGGCAACTGACCGCTCACTGCCGGAAAAACCCTGAAGCGATCAGCGAACAGGAACTGGAAGATTACTTCCTCTTTCGCAGGAATGAGAGTCAGTGGGCCCCCAAGACCCTCAATCTCTCGTATTGCGCTGTCAGGTTCTACTATCTCCACGTGTGTCACCGCGAATGGAAACTCCTTTCCATCCTCAAAGCTCAAAAAGAGGAGCGTCTGCCGCACATCCCGTCCAGAGAGACGATCCATCACATCTTCTCCTGCGTCACCACCTTCCACAACTTTGTTTTCTTCGCCACCGTCTACTCCTGCGGGCTTCGCCTGCAGGAAGCATTACACATCCAACCGGCCGACATTGATGGTCAGCGCATGATTCTGCATGTCCATCGCGGCAAAGGTTCAAAGGACCGCTACGTTCCTATCCCCTCAGAAACCCTGGTCCTGCTCAGGCGGTATTGGAAAACCCATCGCAACCGGCAGCTCATCTTTCCTGCCCTGGGGAGGGGACATACCGGAGGAGCAACCGCAACAACCCCGATGAATCGGGCCAGTGTGCAAGGGGCGCTCGCCCGCGCAGTGAAAAAAGCCGGAATCTCACACCATATCTCCATCCATACTGTTTGTTGTAGCCTGAATTTCCCTGGTTTTACCGTTTCGAATTCCCGGATGTTACCGTGAGGAATTCCCGGGAAAAACCGAGGGAGAAGCAGGGGCAGTTGAGACACCGTCCCTGATAACCACTACCCTTCGTCAATGAACTACCAACGACGACGGAGGAAAGGAAACGGTGCTCACCATGCCCCAGATACAAGATATCAGAGATATGGCTCGTGATCGATCAGTAGCCAGTATCTCCCGAAGTTTGTCCGTTGATGAGAAGACGGTCAGAAAATATTTGAACCAGGACAATTTTTCTCCACGGCCGCCTGAACGGACGCCTCGGAAATCACGCCTTGATGCCCACAAGAACCTGATTGACCAGTGGCTTCATCAAGATGAGACGCGGTGGTATAAACAGCGCCATACCGGGAAGAGAATTTATGAACGCCTTCGTGAAGAGTCGCCTGGGTTCGACTGTTCCTACAACGTTGTGCAGCGGTACGTGAAAGAGGTGCGTGGCGCGAAGCAGGAACAGCGGGCGAACCAGGAGCTGGTATGGCATCCTGGAGAGACTCAGGCCGATTTCGGTGAGGCGGATTTCATCGAACGGGGAGAGAAGATCAGAAAGAAATATCTGACTCTCTCCTTTCCTCAGAGCAACAACAGCTTTACCCAGGTGTTCGGCGGGGAGAACGCTGAGTGCGTATGCCAGGGGCTTAAGGATATCTTCACCTACATCGGCGGCGTTCCACACATCATCGTGTTCGACAATGCCACCGGCGTGGGGCGGCGAGTCGGTGAAGTGATCCGGGAAGCAAAGCTCTTTCAGCGGTTTCGGGCACACTACGGATTCTCTGTTCGATTCTGCAATCCTTACGCGGGGTACGAGAAGGGAAATGTCGAGAACAAAATCGGTTACACCCGCCGGAATATGTTCGTGCCTGAACCCGTGTTTGATAATGTCGAGGCGTTCAATTGTGATCTGTTGGACCGCCATGTGACGAAGGCCGAGGAGTTCCACTACAAGAAACTGTTGCCGATCAAGCAGCTGTATCGCGCCGATGAGCAGGCGTTGATGCCGCTTCCGGGAAAACCGTTTGATGTATGCCGGTACGAGTATGTGAAGACCGACGGCTACGGCAAGATCCACATCGATGCGCGGCACCATTATTCGACCCGTCCGGAATACGCCGGCTGGGACGTCCTGGTTGGTATTCGGGCGCACACGATCGATATCCTGGATGGAGACAAGCAGCTGGTGGTACAACACTCCCGACAGTACGGGGCAACCCGCAGCGACACGGTAGATTATCGCACCACCCTGGCGATGCTGCTCAAGAACGCCGGGGCGTGGCCCAACAGCGGCATCAGGGAGCTGGTCCCACCGCTTCTCAAGGATGTGATGGACGCTCAGCCGCGTGATGAGCTCCGGGAGACATTACGCACATTACATGTGCTCACCAACCGCTACAGCTTCGAAACGGCGCTGGAAGCCCTTGAGGAAGGCATGCGGATCAACCGGGCCACCTTCTGCGATGCCGCCGTTCTGGCGGCGAGGATCACCGAATACGGGTTGGATACCGCAGCGGAACACGGACCGGATCTGAACGTATATGATGCATTCCTAACCGGTGTGGCGGTGGTGAGATGATCGCCACTCCCCGGGACCGTGAACGAACACGACAGGAAATTGCCGGCTACAGCCGGGCCCTGATGCTTTCTACCGGCGTTACTGAACTCTGTGCGACCGAGGCCACGCCCAAACAGGAAGAGTTTCTCCATCGTGTGTTGAGCGAAGAGATGGCGCGGCGAGATCGCAACCGAAAGACGCGGCTTCTTTCGCGAGCGGGATTTCCGGTGCTCAAGAGTTTCACCGACTATGACTTTTCCGGCATTCGCTTCCCGCCGGCGTTGAGTCAGGAGGAACTGCTTAGTTGCCGGTTCATCGCCGAAAAGAAGAATCTGGTCCTCTACGGTGGAGTGGGTACCGGTAAAACCCACATGAGTCTCGCCCTCGGAATCATGGCCTGTGAGATGAGCTTGAAGGTTCGCTTCTACACAGTGACCGAACTGGTGCTCAACCTCTCCGACGCCTACCGCACCGGAACGATGGAACGACTGGTTCGTGATCTGAAACAACTGGATCTCTTGATCCTCGACGAATGGGGATACGTACCGGTAGACCGGGAAGGCTCACAGCTGTTGTTTCGCATTGTCGCCGATAGCTACGAAAGCAAGAGCCTGATCCTTACCACCAACCTGGAGTTTTCCAAATGGGGGGGCGTGTTCACCGACGAGCAGATGGCCGCAGCGATGATCGACCGACTGGTACATCACGGGCACCTGTTGATGTTCGAATCAAAAAGCTACCGGATGACCCACACACTGATGCGCCACACCGCCGTTACCGAGACGACGGAAAGAATGGAAACCCCATGACTATTACGCGGAAATGGATCGAACAATTGCGCTCCAACTGCAGGCTCCGTATCGACGCCCAGCTGGAAGAACTGATCCTTGCTCAATACGGCGTTGAACCGGAACCGTACGAGTACAGCGAGCAGGATCTCTACGAGCAGATCAGAAAACTGATCAGCCAATACAACGATGAACACGCGGTTTACCAATGA from Marispirochaeta sp. carries:
- a CDS encoding DUF2786 domain-containing protein codes for the protein MNDQQLKTKKLFEKIKKLFALAGSPNESESAAALLKATELLAKHKLTIDEIKDESALVIENVLEVVVEIKPWEEELLSCITNTTFTEILVLHIDGNKHLKLIGREANIITAKFLYEYLHDIIMKKGNLYYECIDDIESFRLGMIESIKNKLKQRLLHERPIETMKYQIAVVKKGCKAENMNYIKREYGKTHMRDNWYGIDENSYGLGKSIGKKISIHSQLPAK
- the istA gene encoding IS21 family transposase, with translation MPQIQDIRDMARDRSVASISRSLSVDEKTVRKYLNQDNFSPRPPERTPRKSRLDAHKNLIDQWLHQDETRWYKQRHTGKRIYERLREESPGFDCSYNVVQRYVKEVRGAKQEQRANQELVWHPGETQADFGEADFIERGEKIRKKYLTLSFPQSNNSFTQVFGGENAECVCQGLKDIFTYIGGVPHIIVFDNATGVGRRVGEVIREAKLFQRFRAHYGFSVRFCNPYAGYEKGNVENKIGYTRRNMFVPEPVFDNVEAFNCDLLDRHVTKAEEFHYKKLLPIKQLYRADEQALMPLPGKPFDVCRYEYVKTDGYGKIHIDARHHYSTRPEYAGWDVLVGIRAHTIDILDGDKQLVVQHSRQYGATRSDTVDYRTTLAMLLKNAGAWPNSGIRELVPPLLKDVMDAQPRDELRETLRTLHVLTNRYSFETALEALEEGMRINRATFCDAAVLAARITEYGLDTAAEHGPDLNVYDAFLTGVAVVR
- a CDS encoding site-specific integrase gives rise to the protein MTKENHDWYAKMVRTLRINGKSSRTQQAYTRAVRQLTAHCRKNPEAISEQELEDYFLFRRNESQWAPKTLNLSYCAVRFYYLHVCHREWKLLSILKAQKEERLPHIPSRETIHHIFSCVTTFHNFVFFATVYSCGLRLQEALHIQPADIDGQRMILHVHRGKGSKDRYVPIPSETLVLLRRYWKTHRNRQLIFPALGRGHTGGATATTPMNRASVQGALARAVKKAGISHHISIHTVCCSLNFPGFTVSNSRMLP
- a CDS encoding SGNH/GDSL hydrolase family protein, whose translation is MKKSKFIYLGIIFLITFIIIFLFSDISPNKKNDPLKILFIGNSYTFNNELPILVKEMKKEKNWNLSIEIKAFTPGGAKLKDHLNSPFTLETIRNGNWDIIVIQGHSLEPLMNPIGFNNAATDLLKITKESGAVVYLFETWSRAKDNSIYNEAWSGRNPESMQKKLSMKYNEIAQNSNVTVIPIGSIWQKIMTENKEIELYSMDGSHPSQIGSYLTACIIYKYIFNEDPMKLNYIPSGVKESEAKILRQYATTFGSTTVKNDL
- a CDS encoding IS110 family transposase; this translates as MNTVTHIGIDVHKDTYSLCSFNFSAQKSFGQTRIASKSSLVIKYVRKLQKEHPECTVLCGYEAGPTGYGLYRDLAKADIPCVIMAPTTLPKAPGNHIKTDRIDAEELARHLAWGTYSAVHIPTPQDEAVKNYTRLRNTRKKALGRAKQNLLSFLLRHGRCFTEGKNSWTIAHYTWLKGQLFHDEVDQETFTEYLQEVHDQQEKVDRYNQRIEELAALDAYRDRVSRLRCFRGIETHTALSFISEIGDFSRFANPQQFSSFLGLVPKENSSGQRERRGSITKAGNERLRLLLIEGAKSTLRSNIYGKKSKRLLARQKGNDPDVIAYADRANRRLHRVYNNLVARGVHHNKATVAVARELSCFIWGMMNNRIN
- the istB gene encoding IS21-like element helper ATPase IstB, whose product is MIATPRDRERTRQEIAGYSRALMLSTGVTELCATEATPKQEEFLHRVLSEEMARRDRNRKTRLLSRAGFPVLKSFTDYDFSGIRFPPALSQEELLSCRFIAEKKNLVLYGGVGTGKTHMSLALGIMACEMSLKVRFYTVTELVLNLSDAYRTGTMERLVRDLKQLDLLILDEWGYVPVDREGSQLLFRIVADSYESKSLILTTNLEFSKWGGVFTDEQMAAAMIDRLVHHGHLLMFESKSYRMTHTLMRHTAVTETTERMETP